In Helianthus annuus cultivar XRQ/B chromosome 9, HanXRQr2.0-SUNRISE, whole genome shotgun sequence, the following are encoded in one genomic region:
- the LOC110881922 gene encoding protein DETOXIFICATION 16: MDQEQYSKPLLKSTLTIPKSKHILEFDIHDIFAELKLQLMLAGPFIVVSFLQYSFLLTSLMFIGHLGELTLSGASLATSFAGVTGFCFMMGIGGALETLCGQAYGAKQYQMLGVHMQRAMVVLMLMGIPISIIWAFTGQMFTIFGLDLDISKEAGNYAHWLIPSIFPYGLLQCQIRFLQTQNNLKPLMISTGFASLFHVGCCWILVSKFGFGSSGAALSVAISYGVNVVILCMYIKVSRTCERTWVGFSKEGVRDLGGFLALGIPSALMVCLEHWTYEFLVLLSGFLPNPKLETSMMSISLSTISLAYRIPFGFGNTVSTRVSNELGAGKHEYAKIAVWVALSLVITEVLVIGLVLVAARRVWANLYTNEAEVVSYVSLVMPVLAISNVMDGLQGVLSGVVRGCGWQKMGTLVNLGAYYLVGLPSAVILTFVYNLGGKGLWIGIICGSGVHALSLLVITTRTNWVLEAKKAMNRVHSSTITLTTVS; this comes from the exons ATGGATCAAGAACAGTACTCGAAACCACTTCTCAAGTCTACTCTTACAATCCCAAAATCGAAACACATATTGGAGTTTGATATACATGATATTTTTGCAGAATTGAAGCTTCAGCTGATGTTAGCTGGACCTTTTATTGTGGTTAGTTTTCTTCAGTATAGTTTTCTACTAACATCGCTCATGTTCATAGGCCATCTTGGAGAGCTCACCCTTTCTGGTGCGTCGTTGGCCACTTCGTTTGCCGGTGTCACCGGTTTCTGCTTCATG ATGGGCATTGGGGGTGCACTGGAAACATTATGTGGGCAAGCTTACGGTGCAAAACAGTATCAAATGCTTGGTGTACACATGCAGAGAGCTATGGTAGTACTAATGCTAATGGGCATACCAATTTCTATCATTTGGGCATTCACAGGACAAATGTTTACAATATTTGGACTGGATTTGGATATCTCAAAAGAAGCTGGAAACTATGCGCATTGGCTGATCCCAAGCATCTTTCCATACGGTTTACTTCAGTGCCAGATCAGATTCTTGCAGACTCAAAATAACCTGAAACCATTGATGATAAGCACGGGTTTTGCGAGCTTATTTCATGTTGGGTGTTGTTGGATCTTGGTTTCAAAATTTGGGTTTGGTAGTTCGGGTGCTGCTCTATCAGTTGCCATCTCGTACGGGGTTAATGTGGTTATTTTATGTATGTATATCAAGGTGTCACGTACGTGTGAAAGAACATGGGTCGGGTTTTCTAAAGAGGGTGTTCGTGATCTTGGGGGGTTTCTTGCTTTAGGCATACCTTCGGCTCTCATGGTCTG CCTGGAGCATTGGACTTATGAGTTTTTAGTTTTACTCTCTGGATTTCTTCCAAATCCAAAGCTAGAGACATCGATGATGTCTATCAG CCTAAGTACGATTTCATTGGCCTACAGAATTCCCTTTGGCTTTGGGAACACAGTGAG CACAAGAGTTTCAAATGAACTTGGGGCAGGAAAACACGAATATGCAAAAATAGCAGTATGGGTGGCCTTATCACTAGTCATCACAGAAGTACTAGTTATTGGCCTGGTTCTAGTGGCAGCCCGTAGAGTTTGGGCAAATTTGTACACGAATGAAGCTGAAGTCGTTAGTTATGTATCATTAGTTATGCCGGTGCTAGCTATATCTAACGTCATGGATGGACTTCAAGGTGTATTATCAG GTGTTGTGAGAGGGTGCGGTTGGCAGAAAATGGGCACGTTGGTAAATCTAGGAGCTTACTACCTTGTCGGTCTTCCTAGTGCCGTCATTTTAACATTTGTTTACAATCTAGGAGGCAAG GGTTTGTGGATCGGGATCATTTGTGGGAGTGGGGTTCATGCGTTGTCGCTTTTAGTAATCACAACACGAACAAACTGGGTACTAGAA GCGAAAAAGGCGATGAATAGGGTGCATTCTAGCACCATTACGCTGACCACTGTGTCATGA